One Rhodococcus sp. P1Y DNA window includes the following coding sequences:
- a CDS encoding alpha-(1->6)-mannopyranosyltransferase A yields MSSVHGSPASGTAQPDPTTGTEASSVDSKKSSVRHLGLFLRSPEGHAAILGLVGAALITFGGFGAGSVRRRDPLLESMHLSWLRFGHGLILSSIIVWLGVVLMIVAWVRLGRATLGGRTTLRELRWVVPAWTAPLLLSVPMFSRDAYSYLAQGALLRDGFDPYAVGPVANPGILLDNVSNVWTTTTAPYGPLFLLLGQAITAVTGDNVIAGTMLLRVTMLPGLALMMWAVPKLASHLGGKPTIALWLAVLNPLVLIHLIGGVHNELLMVGLMTAGVVLVLERRHVGGVALVAIAVAIKATAGLALPFMVWIWMIHEREKAEAEGRKPMSPVMSFVKTAGTGTGVFAAVFAVASLAAGVGIGWLTALSGSAKIINWLSLPTILAHLVTVSTSWFLDSRLGPVLEVTRLLCAVALAVIIVGTWWLYRRTERDAVKGIVIALVAIVVLSPAALPWYYSWPLALAAGFALSTRTLMILVGLSTWLMLVFRPDGSIGLYTVAHVALATFAAVVAALSLTKVDPLRLRGKPATTSAPGDSSVARETSGRSRG; encoded by the coding sequence ATGTCCTCGGTCCACGGTTCCCCGGCCTCGGGTACGGCGCAACCCGACCCGACCACCGGAACCGAAGCGTCCTCCGTGGACTCGAAAAAGTCGTCCGTTCGCCACCTGGGCTTGTTCCTACGCAGCCCGGAAGGTCACGCAGCGATCCTCGGTCTCGTCGGCGCCGCCCTCATCACGTTCGGCGGCTTCGGTGCAGGAAGCGTCCGACGCCGTGACCCGTTGCTGGAATCGATGCATCTGTCGTGGCTTCGCTTCGGACACGGGCTCATTCTCTCGAGCATCATCGTGTGGCTCGGCGTCGTCCTGATGATCGTGGCGTGGGTACGGCTCGGGCGCGCGACGCTGGGTGGGCGAACAACTCTCCGCGAACTCCGCTGGGTTGTTCCTGCATGGACTGCGCCGTTGCTGCTGTCCGTACCGATGTTCAGTCGCGACGCCTATTCGTACCTCGCGCAGGGGGCCTTGCTGCGCGACGGCTTCGACCCGTATGCCGTCGGACCGGTGGCCAATCCCGGAATTCTCCTGGACAACGTGAGCAATGTCTGGACGACGACTACCGCGCCGTACGGCCCACTCTTTCTCCTTCTCGGTCAGGCGATCACCGCCGTCACCGGCGACAACGTGATCGCTGGCACGATGCTGCTCCGCGTCACGATGTTGCCCGGACTCGCGCTGATGATGTGGGCGGTGCCGAAGCTCGCGTCTCATCTCGGTGGGAAGCCGACGATCGCGTTGTGGCTCGCAGTTCTCAATCCGCTCGTACTCATCCATCTCATCGGCGGAGTCCACAACGAACTCTTGATGGTCGGACTGATGACTGCCGGAGTTGTGCTCGTGCTCGAACGCAGACATGTCGGAGGAGTTGCCCTCGTTGCGATTGCGGTCGCGATCAAGGCGACCGCAGGTCTGGCACTTCCCTTCATGGTCTGGATCTGGATGATTCACGAACGCGAGAAAGCTGAAGCCGAAGGCAGAAAGCCCATGTCCCCCGTCATGTCCTTCGTCAAGACAGCGGGTACAGGCACAGGTGTGTTCGCTGCGGTATTCGCGGTCGCATCGTTGGCGGCAGGTGTCGGCATCGGTTGGCTCACCGCGTTGTCCGGCTCGGCGAAGATCATCAACTGGCTGTCCCTCCCCACGATTCTGGCGCACCTGGTCACCGTGAGTACCTCGTGGTTCCTCGACTCGCGCCTGGGCCCCGTTCTCGAAGTGACCCGACTGCTGTGTGCCGTAGCGCTCGCCGTGATCATCGTCGGAACCTGGTGGCTCTATCGCCGTACCGAGCGTGATGCGGTCAAAGGCATAGTCATCGCTCTCGTCGCGATCGTCGTTCTCTCCCCTGCGGCGTTGCCGTGGTACTACTCGTGGCCCCTGGCCCTGGCTGCGGGTTTCGCATTGTCCACGCGAACGTTGATGATTCTGGTCGGGCTGTCCACCTGGTTGATGCTCGTCTTCCGTCCCGACGGCTCGATCGGCCTTTACACCGTCGCGCACGTCGCACTCGCTACGTTCGCCGCAGTTGTCGCTGCGCTGTCGCTGACGAAGGTCGATCCACTGAGGTTGCGCGGTAAGCCGGCCACCACCTCCGCACCCGGAGATTCGTCGGTGGCACGCGAGACTAGCGGGCGAAGCCGTGGGTGA
- a CDS encoding glycosyltransferase 87 family protein has product MLTTPETTAHVPATPRTPRRAVPHAVAVIACVSITAAALAGIAYNLVGLPGLRALGSYYRIDLDVYRLGGGVFAAHAPLYGEMPPTQLGNTLPFTYPPIAAVLFSPLSALSLYWAGIVVTVLSLTLLFGTIVLTLRSLGYAPRTLLLWAAGAVFAVSLILEPVFSTLDYGQINIVLMAFVAADCLPRKTPWPRGVLIGFVAAVKLTPAVFVLFFLLRRDFRAAVISGVSFAAFTALGFLATFSDSITYWTDTLIDSDRIGRPAYPANQSVTGVLARLGLDDSLRSILWIVLSLALLALAAVAMRRAFSSGQTALALGANAIFGLLVSPVSWSHHWVWAVPFVVALGTLAYRQRRYAVLAFVGTGVVILHFAPHWTLSVGRYSGLGWPLWDQVAASSYVWWGIAALGVTAVTLRLVDAPARSTAQ; this is encoded by the coding sequence ATGTTGACCACACCCGAGACCACCGCGCATGTGCCGGCGACCCCCAGGACGCCCCGGCGCGCCGTTCCACACGCGGTAGCGGTGATCGCGTGTGTGTCGATCACCGCGGCGGCCCTGGCCGGAATCGCCTACAACCTCGTCGGCCTACCCGGACTTCGCGCGCTGGGTTCGTACTACCGAATCGATCTCGATGTCTACCGTCTCGGTGGTGGCGTCTTCGCGGCACACGCACCGCTGTACGGCGAGATGCCACCGACTCAGTTGGGCAACACCCTTCCGTTCACGTACCCGCCCATCGCGGCTGTCCTGTTCAGTCCCCTGTCCGCCCTGTCTCTGTACTGGGCCGGCATCGTGGTGACTGTTCTGTCTCTGACGCTCCTCTTCGGGACGATCGTTCTCACGCTCAGGTCTCTCGGGTACGCCCCGCGAACCCTTCTGTTGTGGGCGGCAGGCGCAGTGTTCGCCGTCTCGCTGATCCTCGAACCTGTGTTCTCGACGCTCGACTACGGACAGATCAACATCGTGCTGATGGCGTTCGTCGCGGCGGACTGTTTGCCCCGCAAGACACCGTGGCCGCGCGGAGTTCTGATCGGCTTCGTGGCTGCGGTGAAGCTGACACCAGCTGTGTTCGTGTTGTTCTTCTTGCTACGCAGAGACTTTCGTGCCGCGGTGATCTCGGGCGTCAGCTTCGCGGCATTCACCGCGCTCGGCTTCCTCGCGACCTTCTCCGACTCGATCACGTACTGGACCGACACGTTGATCGATTCGGACAGAATCGGGCGGCCGGCGTACCCAGCGAATCAATCCGTCACAGGTGTGCTCGCCCGACTGGGTCTGGATGATTCGCTGCGTTCGATCCTGTGGATTGTGCTGTCGCTCGCCCTTCTCGCACTCGCAGCCGTAGCCATGCGCCGAGCGTTCTCGTCGGGCCAGACCGCCCTTGCTCTCGGCGCCAACGCGATCTTCGGTCTACTCGTGTCGCCGGTGTCCTGGTCGCATCACTGGGTATGGGCAGTGCCGTTCGTGGTCGCCCTGGGAACCCTCGCGTACCGGCAGCGACGCTACGCGGTGCTGGCCTTTGTCGGAACAGGCGTGGTCATACTGCATTTCGCGCCACACTGGACGCTGTCCGTCGGTCGCTATTCGGGACTCGGATGGCCGCTGTGGGATCAGGTGGCGGCGTCGTCGTACGTCTGGTGGGGAATTGCAGCACTCGGCGTGACAGCCGTGACCCTGCGTCTCGTCGACGCGCCCGCGCGCTCCACCGCCCAGTAA
- a CDS encoding Rv2175c family DNA-binding protein, protein MSTIPYSDDVLDPSVSLLQLADVSKILEVPKSRVEQMLRDRQLLAVKRDRVPGVPEVFLNAAGKQVVKGLPGLLAVLHDGGYEDEEILKWLFEADDSLPGTPIDAMHGDLMREVIRRAQSMAF, encoded by the coding sequence GTGAGCACAATCCCTTACTCCGACGACGTCCTGGATCCATCGGTTTCGCTGTTGCAGCTGGCCGACGTGAGCAAGATTCTCGAGGTCCCCAAGTCCAGGGTCGAACAAATGCTCCGAGATCGTCAGCTTCTGGCCGTCAAACGAGACCGAGTGCCCGGTGTGCCGGAGGTCTTCCTGAACGCAGCAGGGAAACAGGTTGTCAAAGGACTCCCCGGGCTTCTCGCCGTTCTGCACGACGGGGGATACGAAGACGAAGAAATCCTGAAGTGGCTGTTCGAAGCGGACGACAGTCTTCCGGGCACTCCGATCGACGCCATGCACGGCGATTTGATGCGTGAAGTGATCAGACGCGCGCAGTCGATGGCATTCTGA
- a CDS encoding lysophospholipid acyltransferase family protein: MWYWLFKYVFIGPILIALGRPSIEGVENIPARGPVILASNHQAVLDSFYLPLKVQRRITFLAKSEYFTGSGVKGAFQKWFFTAVGQVPIDRTGADAAQDALNAGVRVIEKGKVLGIYPEGTRSPDGRLYKGKTGMARLALQTGVQVVPVAMIGTDKMNPIGSKVWRPAKITIKIGKPIDFSRFEGLAGNRFVERAVTDEVMYDLMLLSGQEYVDVYAASLKKTATASTEAATPVDPERVPDTRAS; encoded by the coding sequence ATGTGGTACTGGCTGTTCAAGTACGTCTTCATCGGTCCGATCCTGATCGCGCTCGGTCGGCCGTCCATCGAGGGCGTCGAGAACATCCCGGCACGTGGTCCCGTGATTCTGGCGAGCAACCATCAGGCCGTTCTCGACTCGTTCTATCTTCCCCTGAAGGTGCAGCGACGCATCACATTCCTGGCGAAGAGTGAGTACTTCACCGGATCCGGAGTCAAGGGCGCATTTCAGAAATGGTTCTTCACCGCGGTAGGCCAAGTTCCGATCGACCGAACCGGAGCGGACGCGGCCCAGGACGCACTCAATGCCGGCGTTCGGGTGATCGAGAAGGGCAAAGTGCTCGGCATCTACCCGGAAGGGACTCGGTCGCCCGACGGCCGGTTGTACAAGGGCAAGACCGGAATGGCGCGGCTGGCGCTGCAAACCGGCGTTCAGGTGGTGCCGGTGGCCATGATCGGGACCGACAAGATGAATCCAATCGGTTCGAAAGTATGGCGTCCGGCGAAGATCACCATCAAGATCGGTAAGCCGATCGACTTCTCCCGGTTCGAGGGGCTCGCGGGCAATCGGTTCGTCGAGCGTGCTGTAACAGACGAGGTCATGTACGACCTGATGTTGTTGTCCGGCCAGGAGTACGTCGACGTGTACGCCGCGTCTCTCAAGAAGACCGCCACCGCGTCGACCGAAGCTGCGACCCCGGTCGACCCGGAGCGTGTCCCTGACACACGCGCTAGCTGA
- a CDS encoding phytoene/squalene synthase family protein, which produces MGELDAIDPALHDAYMLCRSLNARHGKTYFLATRLLPVDRRAGVHALYGFARMVDDIIDVDVDGSLTEDPSPDARIAPADRRAGAEVDVLEQRVRDALRGEQLGISPSDQVLRAFVDTVDRYQIPHEYFYAFFHSMRMDIPGSEVFRSRYRTMEELSEYMYGSAAVIGLEMLPILGSTSADAEAPAAALGEAFQLTNFIRDMGEDLDRDRIYLPTDELAAFGVDEELLRWCRRESRTDPRIDRALAHLIAHTRAIYRVAEPGIDMLDPRVRPGMRTALLLYGGILREVEDNGYRVLYERARVPGWRRLSVAGPRLVSTGWTALRTHSSVRMPSTARV; this is translated from the coding sequence GTGGGTGAACTCGACGCGATCGACCCAGCTCTGCACGATGCGTACATGCTGTGCCGCAGCCTCAACGCCCGCCACGGTAAGACGTACTTTCTCGCCACACGTCTACTTCCCGTCGACAGACGGGCAGGGGTGCACGCGCTGTACGGATTTGCACGAATGGTCGACGACATCATCGACGTCGATGTCGACGGGTCACTCACCGAAGATCCGTCGCCCGACGCTCGAATCGCACCCGCCGACCGACGCGCAGGCGCCGAGGTTGACGTGCTCGAGCAACGAGTCCGGGACGCTCTGAGGGGTGAGCAACTCGGAATCAGCCCTTCCGACCAAGTCCTACGGGCATTCGTCGACACCGTCGATCGATACCAAATCCCCCACGAGTACTTCTACGCGTTCTTCCACTCGATGCGGATGGACATACCGGGGTCGGAGGTCTTCCGATCGCGGTATCGAACGATGGAGGAGCTGTCCGAGTACATGTACGGATCCGCAGCTGTCATCGGCCTCGAGATGCTTCCCATCCTCGGGTCGACAAGCGCGGACGCCGAGGCACCTGCCGCTGCGCTCGGCGAGGCGTTCCAGTTGACGAACTTCATTCGCGACATGGGCGAGGACCTCGATCGCGACCGAATCTATCTGCCGACCGACGAGCTGGCCGCGTTCGGGGTGGACGAGGAGCTTCTGCGCTGGTGCAGGCGTGAGTCTCGGACCGATCCTCGCATCGACCGAGCACTTGCCCACCTCATCGCCCACACGCGCGCGATCTACCGCGTCGCCGAGCCCGGCATCGACATGCTCGACCCGCGGGTACGCCCAGGAATGCGAACAGCGTTACTGCTGTACGGCGGAATCCTGCGCGAGGTCGAGGACAACGGCTACCGCGTGCTGTACGAGCGAGCGCGTGTCCCAGGGTGGCGCCGTCTCTCGGTCGCGGGTCCACGATTGGTGTCCACCGGGTGGACCGCTCTCCGAACCCACTCTTCCGTCAGAATGCCATCGACTGCGCGCGTCTGA
- the pknB gene encoding Stk1 family PASTA domain-containing Ser/Thr kinase codes for MAGSLLDRRYRIDAPIARGGMSTVYRALDTRLDRPVAVKIMDPKFAEDPQFVARFEFEARAVARLNNPGLVAVYDHGRDGEFAFLVMELVEGGTLRELLRERGPMPPHAAAAVIRPVLDALGTAHRAGLVHRDVKPENILVSDSGDVKIADFGLVRAVAASNATSSSVILGTAAYLSPEQVTTGSANAGSDVYGVGVVLFELLTGRTPFSGDTSLSIAYQRIDNDVPRPSTFIAGVPQEFDELVSRATNRDPAGRFQNADDMARALRSVCARLELPPYRVPAPKRSAEHRSAAALGAPTTFAGDRHRPPPAPPTRAVPAPVQQDIEPNHTRVHTAPTSRGNDYSEVQVPDRGGRRQYEFPNFDADRQRSRRAIVIWLTVVALLAVFVGVGGWWMGSGRYTTVPEVGGLDLTGAESAIVAADLTSATRGTYSDSVPVDSLLGSDPTTGVRVARGQTVYLLVSLGQPRVPDVSPGVSIGEMQDQLRERTFEPVDGGDAFSTTTPVGGVAALEPPPGTTLSVGDSVKILRSKGAPPVDIPDVSGMSADEAVAALDSVGITVSATDIAFDDSTDGGKVSATSPEIGTSVTAGSSVRLQVSNAIQVPSLLGRSVGSARETLERLELDVRVRQVFDTDGSLVVSQTPGPGSRVAPGSSVTVVSLP; via the coding sequence TTGGCAGGTTCGTTACTGGATCGGCGCTACCGGATAGACGCCCCCATCGCCCGCGGCGGTATGTCCACGGTGTACCGCGCGCTCGACACACGCCTCGATCGTCCGGTCGCCGTCAAGATCATGGATCCCAAATTCGCCGAGGATCCCCAGTTCGTCGCGCGATTCGAGTTCGAGGCCCGGGCGGTCGCGCGGCTCAACAACCCGGGTTTGGTGGCCGTATACGACCACGGCCGCGACGGCGAGTTCGCATTTCTGGTGATGGAGTTGGTCGAGGGTGGAACACTGCGCGAGCTCCTGCGAGAGCGCGGTCCGATGCCTCCGCATGCCGCTGCAGCGGTGATTCGTCCGGTCCTGGACGCACTCGGTACGGCGCACCGAGCCGGTCTGGTCCACCGCGATGTCAAGCCGGAGAACATTCTCGTGTCCGATTCGGGCGACGTGAAGATTGCCGACTTCGGGCTCGTGCGCGCGGTTGCGGCGTCGAACGCCACATCGAGTTCGGTGATCTTGGGCACAGCCGCGTATCTGTCGCCCGAACAGGTCACGACTGGGTCGGCCAATGCAGGCAGCGATGTGTACGGCGTAGGAGTCGTACTCTTCGAGTTGCTCACCGGGCGCACACCCTTCTCCGGTGACACGTCGCTGTCGATCGCGTACCAGCGAATCGACAACGACGTCCCCAGGCCGAGCACGTTCATCGCAGGCGTACCGCAGGAGTTCGACGAACTCGTCTCGCGCGCGACGAACCGCGATCCGGCCGGCCGTTTCCAGAACGCCGACGACATGGCCCGTGCACTTCGGTCGGTCTGCGCACGGCTCGAACTACCTCCGTATCGCGTCCCCGCGCCGAAGCGGTCGGCGGAGCACAGGAGCGCCGCAGCGTTGGGGGCGCCCACCACCTTCGCCGGTGATCGACACCGGCCGCCGCCCGCTCCCCCGACTCGCGCAGTTCCGGCGCCGGTACAGCAGGACATCGAGCCCAATCACACCCGCGTGCATACTGCGCCGACCTCGCGCGGCAACGACTACTCCGAGGTCCAGGTTCCAGACCGCGGCGGACGTCGACAGTACGAATTCCCGAATTTCGACGCCGACAGGCAGCGCTCACGTCGCGCGATCGTCATCTGGTTGACCGTCGTCGCGTTGCTGGCCGTATTTGTCGGAGTAGGTGGCTGGTGGATGGGTTCGGGTCGGTACACGACCGTTCCCGAGGTAGGTGGCCTCGATCTCACCGGGGCCGAGAGTGCCATCGTGGCAGCCGATCTCACCAGTGCGACCCGAGGTACGTATTCCGATTCGGTCCCGGTCGATTCGCTGTTGGGCAGCGATCCCACAACCGGTGTGCGCGTCGCCAGGGGCCAAACGGTGTACCTACTGGTCTCACTCGGGCAGCCACGCGTGCCGGATGTGTCACCGGGCGTGTCGATCGGCGAGATGCAGGATCAATTGCGCGAGCGCACATTCGAACCGGTCGACGGCGGCGATGCCTTCAGCACGACGACTCCGGTGGGTGGGGTCGCCGCGCTCGAACCCCCGCCGGGAACCACGCTTTCGGTCGGTGATTCGGTCAAGATACTGCGCTCCAAAGGCGCTCCCCCAGTCGACATCCCGGATGTGTCGGGAATGTCGGCGGACGAGGCAGTCGCGGCCTTGGATTCGGTGGGAATTACGGTGTCCGCCACCGACATCGCGTTCGACGACAGCACGGACGGTGGCAAGGTCAGCGCGACATCGCCGGAGATCGGTACGAGCGTGACTGCGGGAAGCAGTGTGCGCCTGCAGGTCTCGAACGCGATTCAAGTGCCGTCGCTGCTCGGCCGGTCGGTCGGGTCGGCGCGTGAGACGTTGGAGCGTCTCGAACTCGATGTTCGTGTCCGTCAGGTGTTCGACACCGACGGTTCACTCGTGGTGTCGCAGACCCCAGGGCCAGGCTCTCGCGTAGCCCCGGGATCGAGCGTCACCGTCGTATCGCTGCCGTGA
- a CDS encoding polyadenylate-specific 3'-exoribonuclease AS, which translates to MRYFYDTEFIEDGRTIDLVSIAVVSEDGREFYAVSTEFDPERAGKWVKRNVLPKLPPYSSPLWKSRSAIRDELLDFLVPYPGAEVELWAWIAAYDHVALCQLWGSMTELPRALPRFTRELRQHWEDRGSPYLPPAPDDAHDALADARHNLVKFNAVEAASS; encoded by the coding sequence GTGCGCTACTTCTATGACACCGAGTTCATCGAGGATGGTCGCACAATCGACCTGGTCTCGATCGCCGTGGTCTCCGAGGACGGTCGCGAATTTTACGCCGTCTCCACCGAGTTCGACCCCGAGCGTGCAGGTAAATGGGTCAAGCGCAACGTGCTTCCCAAGCTGCCACCTTACTCGTCGCCGCTGTGGAAGAGCAGATCAGCGATCCGTGACGAGTTGCTCGACTTCCTCGTGCCGTACCCCGGCGCGGAGGTCGAATTATGGGCCTGGATCGCCGCCTACGATCACGTAGCGCTGTGCCAACTGTGGGGGTCGATGACCGAACTGCCGCGGGCGCTCCCCAGATTCACGCGCGAATTGCGTCAGCACTGGGAAGATCGTGGAAGCCCGTACCTGCCGCCCGCGCCCGACGACGCGCATGATGCTCTCGCCGACGCCAGACACAATCTCGTCAAGTTCAACGCTGTCGAGGCTGCGTCGAGTTGA
- a CDS encoding class II 3-deoxy-7-phosphoheptulonate synthase, which translates to MNWTVDVPIDRLPDLPPLPGSLRQQLDDALAKPAAQQPSWDPAQAADMRKVLESVPPITVAGEVETLSDQLAAVARGEAFLLQGGDCAETFVDNTEPHIKGNIRTLLQMAVVLTYGASMPVVKVGRIAGQYAKPRSADVDALGLKSYRGDMVNSIVADEAVRKHDPSRLVRAYANASAAMNLVRALTGAGMADLHKVHDWNREFVQNSPAGARYEALAEEIDRGLRFMDACGVNDPNLETAQIFASHEALVLDYERAMLRLDDANAEHPKLYDLSAHFLWIGDRTRQLDGAHIALAELINNPIGLKIGPSTTPDMAVEYVERLDPTNKPGRLTLISRMGNGKIRELLPPIIEKVQATGHQVIWQCDPMHGNTHEASTGYKTRHFDRIVDEVQGFFEIHRSLGTHPGGMHVELTGDDVTECLGGAQEISDLDLAGRYETACDPRLNTQQSLELAFLVAEMLRG; encoded by the coding sequence GTGAACTGGACTGTCGACGTACCCATCGATCGCTTACCCGACCTTCCGCCGTTGCCGGGTTCGTTGCGTCAGCAACTCGACGATGCTCTGGCCAAGCCCGCGGCGCAACAGCCGTCCTGGGATCCTGCCCAGGCTGCCGACATGCGCAAGGTGCTCGAAAGTGTTCCGCCGATCACCGTCGCAGGCGAAGTCGAGACTCTGTCCGATCAGCTGGCCGCCGTCGCGCGCGGTGAAGCGTTCCTGCTGCAGGGCGGTGACTGCGCCGAAACGTTCGTCGACAACACCGAGCCGCACATCAAGGGCAACATCCGCACTCTGCTGCAGATGGCAGTGGTGCTCACCTACGGCGCCAGCATGCCGGTGGTGAAGGTCGGCAGAATTGCTGGGCAGTACGCCAAGCCGCGCTCGGCCGATGTCGATGCCCTCGGTCTGAAGTCGTACCGGGGTGACATGGTCAACTCGATCGTCGCCGACGAGGCCGTCCGCAAGCACGATCCGTCGCGATTGGTACGTGCGTACGCAAATGCCAGCGCAGCTATGAATCTCGTGCGGGCACTGACCGGCGCGGGCATGGCCGATCTGCACAAGGTGCACGACTGGAACCGTGAGTTCGTTCAGAATTCGCCCGCAGGTGCGCGATACGAGGCGCTGGCCGAGGAAATCGATCGAGGTCTGCGGTTCATGGATGCCTGCGGCGTCAACGATCCGAACCTGGAAACAGCGCAGATTTTCGCCAGCCACGAAGCGCTGGTTCTGGACTACGAACGCGCAATGCTGCGGCTCGACGACGCGAACGCGGAACACCCGAAACTCTACGATCTGTCCGCGCACTTCCTGTGGATCGGCGACCGAACTCGTCAGCTCGACGGCGCCCACATCGCTCTTGCAGAGTTGATCAACAACCCAATCGGTCTCAAGATCGGGCCGTCGACTACTCCGGACATGGCAGTCGAATACGTCGAACGACTGGATCCCACCAACAAGCCTGGACGGTTGACTCTCATCTCTCGTATGGGCAACGGCAAGATCCGTGAGCTTCTTCCGCCCATCATCGAGAAGGTCCAGGCAACCGGGCATCAGGTCATTTGGCAGTGCGACCCCATGCACGGCAACACGCACGAAGCGTCCACCGGTTACAAGACGCGGCACTTCGATCGTATCGTCGACGAAGTACAGGGGTTCTTCGAGATTCATCGCTCTCTGGGAACGCATCCAGGGGGCATGCACGTCGAGCTGACCGGTGACGACGTCACCGAGTGTCTCGGCGGCGCACAGGAGATCTCGGATCTCGATCTGGCCGGACGTTACGAGACAGCGTGCGACCCGCGACTCAATACACAGCAGTCGTTGGAACTGGCGTTCCTCGTCGCCGAAATGCTGCGTGGCTGA
- the crtI gene encoding phytoene desaturase family protein, with amino-acid sequence MRTINGPTDTIVVVGAGLAGLSAALHLIGAGKRVTIIEREAAVGGRVGVYPVTGDDGKTLYEIDNGASVLTMPDLIESALAAVGESFDSVSPKISLCALSPSYHTRYADGSSIDVFSDPEAMAEEVARKCGSAEAEGYRALRRWLASIFDAEFDRFIDSNFDSPLDLVSTPSALRDTLAITRLGGFGRLGPRVEKFLKDERLRRVFTFQALYAGMAPAKALAVYGAIAHMDTSLGVYFPEGGMATVAAGMADAVTRNGGTVVTGAEVTNIDVREGRATSVRTSDGTVYPCDALILTPDLPVVDALLDGAAVSARGRGRGYGTVSPSAVVFHGTVPTRVTDMWPASSHHTIDFGAEWSSTFARITARRGKGTLMADPSLLVTRPSVTDRALLVERGGEQCEPVSVLAPCPNLRSAPLDWTRLQDPYVRELQQELERRGYRGMSTMTVDHVDTPQTWADRGMLLGSPFSSAHVFRQTGPFRRHNVVRGLKNVVLAGSATTPGVGVPTVLVSGKLAAERIR; translated from the coding sequence GTGCGCACCATAAACGGTCCGACGGACACGATCGTCGTAGTAGGCGCAGGCCTCGCGGGACTCTCGGCGGCGCTGCATCTGATCGGTGCAGGCAAACGCGTCACGATCATCGAACGCGAGGCCGCCGTCGGTGGCCGAGTCGGGGTCTACCCCGTGACGGGCGACGACGGCAAGACCCTGTACGAGATCGACAACGGGGCAAGTGTTCTCACCATGCCCGATCTCATCGAGTCCGCCCTCGCCGCGGTGGGAGAGTCGTTCGACTCGGTGTCTCCGAAGATCTCGCTGTGTGCCCTCTCCCCCAGCTATCACACGCGGTATGCCGACGGATCGTCGATCGATGTCTTCTCCGACCCCGAAGCGATGGCCGAGGAGGTCGCGCGAAAATGCGGATCCGCCGAGGCCGAGGGGTACCGCGCACTTCGGCGGTGGCTGGCATCGATCTTCGACGCCGAATTCGATCGGTTCATCGACTCCAATTTCGATTCTCCCCTCGACCTGGTGTCCACGCCGTCAGCGCTTCGCGACACACTCGCAATCACGCGGCTGGGGGGATTCGGCCGGCTCGGACCGCGGGTGGAGAAATTCCTGAAGGACGAACGACTTCGACGCGTGTTCACCTTCCAAGCGTTGTATGCGGGCATGGCGCCCGCCAAGGCCCTCGCGGTCTACGGAGCGATCGCGCACATGGACACCTCCCTCGGCGTGTACTTCCCCGAAGGAGGCATGGCAACCGTCGCAGCCGGTATGGCCGACGCCGTGACCCGAAACGGCGGAACCGTTGTCACCGGCGCCGAAGTGACGAATATCGACGTGCGGGAAGGGCGAGCAACGTCGGTTCGAACGTCCGATGGAACCGTCTACCCGTGTGACGCCCTGATCCTGACTCCAGACCTCCCCGTCGTCGACGCGTTGCTCGACGGTGCCGCCGTGTCCGCGCGTGGACGGGGGCGCGGATACGGGACAGTGTCGCCGTCGGCCGTCGTCTTCCACGGCACGGTTCCGACTCGCGTCACGGACATGTGGCCCGCTTCGTCGCACCACACGATCGACTTCGGCGCAGAATGGTCGTCGACCTTCGCACGAATCACCGCCCGCCGAGGGAAGGGCACTCTCATGGCCGACCCCTCGTTGCTCGTCACGAGGCCCTCGGTGACCGATCGGGCTCTGCTCGTCGAACGAGGTGGCGAACAATGCGAACCCGTCTCGGTCCTCGCGCCGTGCCCCAACCTGAGGAGCGCGCCCCTGGACTGGACTCGTCTGCAGGATCCCTACGTTCGGGAACTTCAACAAGAGTTGGAGCGCCGTGGCTACCGCGGTATGTCCACCATGACGGTCGACCACGTCGACACGCCGCAGACGTGGGCCGACCGAGGAATGCTGTTGGGAAGTCCTTTCTCATCCGCACACGTCTTCCGACAGACGGGCCCGTTTCGCAGACACAACGTCGTGCGCGGCCTGAAGAACGTGGTGCTCGCTGGTTCGGCGACCACTCCAGGGGTCGGGGTGCCGACTGTCCTCGTGTCGGGCAAACTGGCCGCAGAACGAATCCGCTGA